Proteins encoded by one window of Streptacidiphilus sp. PB12-B1b:
- a CDS encoding TauD/TfdA family dioxygenase, with product MTTLLTDDTLRVEHAHGVSGPGAGARWAAAERVRVRSLLAEHGAVLLRGLGIRSAAEVAQYALALGITPMAERERFATRREYPDGGQSASEWPPDEQLCLHHELSYAAEVPSVLLFGCLTAPAAGGATVVADGAEVLRLLPPELAARFRAKGWQLTRNYREVGVSLYESFGTEDPQAIGAYCRAEAIGFEWLPDAVLRTRQRRAAVLTHPATGEEVWFNQAAFLNELTLDPMIRAYLTEVYGPDAMPFTTAYGDGTPIPPQDVAAVNEAYRLATRREPWQQGDLLLVDNLRTAHGREPYEGEREVAVVLGDPVRLPDHVLN from the coding sequence ATGACCACCCTGCTCACCGACGACACCCTGCGGGTGGAGCACGCCCACGGCGTGAGCGGACCGGGCGCGGGCGCCCGCTGGGCCGCCGCCGAACGCGTCCGCGTCCGCTCGCTGCTGGCCGAGCACGGCGCCGTGCTGCTGCGCGGCCTGGGCATACGCTCCGCCGCCGAGGTGGCGCAGTACGCCCTCGCGCTCGGCATCACCCCGATGGCCGAGCGGGAGCGCTTCGCCACCCGCCGGGAGTACCCGGACGGCGGCCAGTCCGCCTCCGAGTGGCCCCCCGACGAGCAGCTCTGCCTGCACCACGAGCTGAGCTACGCCGCCGAGGTCCCCTCGGTGCTGCTGTTCGGCTGCCTGACCGCCCCGGCGGCCGGCGGCGCCACCGTGGTCGCCGACGGCGCCGAGGTGCTGCGGCTGCTGCCGCCCGAACTGGCGGCCCGGTTCCGCGCCAAGGGCTGGCAGCTCACCCGCAACTACCGCGAGGTCGGCGTATCCCTCTACGAGTCCTTCGGCACGGAGGACCCGCAGGCCATCGGCGCCTACTGCCGGGCCGAGGCCATCGGCTTCGAGTGGCTGCCGGACGCGGTGCTGCGCACCCGCCAGCGCCGGGCCGCGGTGCTGACCCATCCGGCCACCGGCGAGGAGGTCTGGTTCAACCAGGCCGCCTTCCTCAACGAACTCACCCTCGACCCGATGATCCGCGCCTACCTGACCGAGGTGTACGGCCCGGACGCCATGCCGTTCACCACCGCGTACGGGGACGGCACGCCGATCCCGCCGCAGGACGTCGCCGCCGTCAACGAGGCGTACCGGCTGGCGACCCGCCGCGAACCGTGGCAGCAGGGCGACCTGCTGCTGGTCGACAACCTGCGTACCGCGCACGGCCGCGAGCCGTACGAGGGCGAGCGGGAGGTGGCGGTGGTCCTCGGCGATCCGGTGCGACTGCCCGACCACGTCCTGAACTGA
- a CDS encoding amino acid adenylation domain-containing protein, translating to MTDAMDQDGAVGRRYWREILDAAGCTRLPRPVRVVDTPRAAAAAAAAAAESRVPIPERVLAGLSEPLLLAAHAKVVAALTGDGETVTGWLPTAPAPTAPAPAASAPTASGPQAEPLPVRITVADGSWQQLAAAAGNAREQVLRHAAAAPTAAIRDRVRTDGLFESVLSRAEGLPPAGALPEGVLLWIAVDGAELVLRYRPDALDGPAVDRIAGYCLRALGHAVTGPNRGHHTRSLLSEAELHYQLHELAGPVRELPERPFHQLFEEQARLRPDAVAAVQGGRSWTYAELNRRANQVAWALCQDGPQHEQPVAVVAERSLEWLAAVVGVFKAGAVYLPVEPHFPAARIASMLRRSGCSQALTGTGTAPGLAPALAELGPEQEVTVRQLTSLLAGDGRQDDPGIPVGPDQSAYIYFTSGSTGEPKGAVCEHAGFLNHLLAKIEDLGVTEGTVVAQTAPQCFDISLWQLVAALLVGGSTLIVEQEAVADIARFVETVRAGRVGVVQLVPSYLEVLLTYLDGDPARLPGLRCVSTTGEVLKRELAQRWFAAFPGVRLVNAYGLTETSDDTNHEVLTAVPASGGIPLGRPVRNVRAYVVDAWLRPVPLGAPGEIVFSGVCVGRGYVNDPERTRAAYCADPHRPGERLYRTGDFGRWSAEGKLEFHGRRDAQLKIRGFRIEIGEIEDRLLRAPGVRDGAVVTAGAGEGRHLVGFFSGPADPEQVRGVLDASLPAYMVPTRLVRRESLPLTANGKTDKKALTRLAEAELCALPAADAEGSAAELRLAAHWAEALKTPVDRIGRRSHFFELGGTSLSAIRLAILLDRAVSVKDITRTPVLADLAALLEQRSGGGADATAPAAAVG from the coding sequence GTGACGGACGCGATGGACCAGGACGGAGCCGTCGGCCGCCGCTACTGGCGCGAGATCCTCGACGCCGCCGGCTGCACCCGACTCCCGCGGCCGGTCAGGGTCGTGGACACGCCCCGGGCGGCAGCGGCAGCGGCAGCGGCAGCGGCCGAGAGCCGGGTGCCGATCCCGGAGCGGGTGCTGGCCGGGCTGAGCGAGCCGCTGCTGCTCGCCGCGCACGCCAAGGTGGTCGCCGCGCTCACCGGGGACGGCGAGACCGTCACCGGCTGGCTGCCGACCGCCCCCGCGCCAACTGCCCCCGCGCCAGCGGCGTCCGCGCCCACCGCGTCCGGGCCGCAGGCCGAGCCGCTGCCGGTGCGGATCACCGTGGCCGACGGCAGCTGGCAGCAGCTGGCCGCCGCCGCCGGGAACGCCCGGGAGCAGGTGCTGCGTCATGCCGCCGCCGCGCCCACCGCGGCCATCCGGGACCGGGTCCGCACCGACGGGCTGTTCGAGAGCGTGCTCTCCCGCGCCGAGGGCCTGCCGCCGGCTGGAGCCCTCCCCGAGGGCGTCCTGCTCTGGATCGCGGTGGACGGCGCCGAGTTGGTGCTGCGCTACCGGCCGGACGCCCTGGACGGACCGGCCGTGGACCGGATCGCCGGCTACTGCCTGCGGGCGCTCGGCCATGCGGTGACCGGCCCCAACCGTGGCCACCACACCCGCAGCCTGCTCTCCGAAGCCGAACTGCACTACCAGCTGCACGAGTTGGCCGGGCCGGTGCGCGAACTGCCGGAACGGCCGTTCCACCAGCTGTTCGAGGAGCAGGCGCGGCTGCGCCCGGACGCCGTCGCCGCGGTCCAGGGCGGCCGCAGCTGGACGTACGCCGAGCTGAACCGGCGCGCCAACCAGGTCGCCTGGGCCCTGTGCCAGGACGGCCCGCAGCACGAGCAGCCGGTGGCGGTCGTCGCCGAACGCAGCCTGGAGTGGCTGGCGGCGGTCGTCGGGGTGTTCAAGGCGGGCGCGGTCTACCTGCCGGTCGAGCCGCACTTCCCGGCCGCCCGGATCGCCTCCATGCTGCGCCGCAGCGGCTGTTCGCAGGCGCTGACCGGCACCGGGACCGCGCCGGGCCTGGCCCCGGCCCTGGCCGAGCTGGGTCCGGAACAGGAGGTGACGGTGCGTCAACTGACGTCCCTGCTGGCCGGGGACGGCCGTCAGGACGATCCGGGCATCCCGGTCGGGCCGGACCAGTCGGCCTACATCTACTTCACCTCCGGCTCGACCGGCGAGCCCAAGGGCGCGGTGTGCGAGCACGCCGGCTTCCTGAACCACCTGCTGGCCAAGATCGAGGACCTGGGCGTCACCGAGGGCACGGTGGTGGCGCAGACCGCCCCGCAGTGCTTCGACATCTCGCTGTGGCAGCTGGTGGCCGCCCTGCTGGTCGGCGGGAGCACGCTGATCGTGGAGCAGGAGGCGGTGGCGGACATCGCCCGCTTCGTGGAGACGGTCCGGGCCGGCCGGGTCGGGGTGGTCCAACTGGTGCCCTCCTACCTGGAGGTGCTGCTGACCTACCTGGACGGCGACCCGGCCCGGCTGCCCGGGCTGCGCTGCGTCTCCACCACCGGCGAGGTGCTCAAACGGGAGCTGGCACAGCGCTGGTTCGCCGCCTTCCCCGGGGTGCGGCTGGTCAACGCCTACGGGCTGACCGAGACCAGCGACGACACCAACCACGAGGTGCTGACGGCGGTTCCCGCCTCCGGCGGCATCCCACTGGGGCGGCCGGTACGCAACGTCCGCGCCTACGTGGTGGACGCGTGGCTGCGGCCGGTGCCGCTGGGCGCGCCGGGGGAGATCGTCTTCTCCGGGGTCTGCGTCGGGCGCGGCTACGTCAACGACCCGGAGCGGACCAGGGCGGCGTACTGCGCCGACCCCCACCGCCCCGGCGAACGGCTGTACCGCACCGGCGACTTCGGCCGCTGGTCGGCCGAGGGCAAGCTGGAGTTCCACGGCCGCCGGGACGCCCAGCTGAAGATCCGCGGCTTCCGGATCGAGATCGGCGAGATCGAGGACCGGCTGCTGCGCGCGCCCGGGGTCCGCGACGGCGCGGTGGTCACCGCCGGGGCGGGCGAGGGCCGGCACCTGGTCGGCTTCTTCAGCGGCCCCGCCGACCCGGAGCAGGTGCGCGGCGTGCTGGACGCCTCGCTGCCCGCGTACATGGTGCCCACCCGGCTGGTCCGCCGGGAGAGCCTGCCGCTGACCGCGAACGGCAAGACCGACAAGAAGGCGCTGACCCGGCTGGCCGAGGCGGAGCTGTGCGCCCTGCCCGCCGCCGACGCCGAGGGGAGCGCCGCCGAGCTGCGGCTGGCCGCCCACTGGGCCGAGGCGCTGAAGACGCCGGTGGACCGGATCGGCCGCCGGTCGCACTTCTTCGAGCTGGGCGGCACCTCCCTGTCCGCCATCCGGCTGGCGATCCTGCTGGACCGCGCGGTCAGCGTCAAGGACATCACCCGGACCCCCGTCCTCGCCGACCTGGCCGCGCTGCTCGAACAGCGCTCCGGCGGCGGGGCGGACGCCACCGCCCCGGCAGCGGCCGTCGGCTGA